In the genome of Nymphaea colorata isolate Beijing-Zhang1983 chromosome 9, ASM883128v2, whole genome shotgun sequence, one region contains:
- the LOC116261176 gene encoding uncharacterized protein LOC116261176, producing MGMSSASATISSSLPLPIRFGLGYRLPKCSTTGTSKFPCSGFAARLRCFKPNRACVPIRITMAGRGMTTVVFASGADPQSEGDLSTSKGEITRDSSADGLPIWTILAGLVVFLLLLWFVGSLVLWILRLFVK from the exons ATGGGAATGTCTTCTGCTTCTGCAACAATCTCATCATCTTTGCCATTACCCATCCGCTTCGGCTTGGGCTATCGATTGCCCAAATGCAGCACAACCGGTACTTCAAAGTTTCCATGTTCGGGGTTTGCAGCACGCCTACGCTGTTTCAAGCCCAACAG AGCTTGCGTCCCCATCAGGATAACAATGGCAGGGCGTGGCATGACCACAGTAGTTTTTGCGTCGGGAGCAGATCCTCAGAGTGAAGGAGATCTATCAACAAGTAAAGGAGAAATAACGCGAGATAGCAGCGCAGACGGCCTTCCTATATGGACCATCTTGGCGGGTTTGGTTGTGTTCCTGCTTTTGTTGTGGTTCGTGGGGTCTCTTGTGCTGTGGATCCTAAGGTTGTTTGTTAAATGA